A genomic segment from Nicotiana sylvestris chromosome 1, ASM39365v2, whole genome shotgun sequence encodes:
- the LOC138874821 gene encoding uncharacterized protein: MVEKGCLAYLAYARDTTVESPMIDLVLVVREFADVFPFDLPGMPPDRDIDFCINLALGSQPISIPPYRMAPKELKELKEQLEELLAKGFIKARQFDDLHLAILRETVLQGSAKEVKLIQKRLRTAQSRQKSYADQKARDVSFMVGEKVLLKILQMKGIMRFGKKGKLRPGFIGSFEMLRRVGEVDYELALSLSLSGVHPVLHMSMLWRNHADFSHVLDFSTIQLDESLGYEEEPIAIVDRQDRQLRSKRISAVKVQWRGKPAKEVTWEPEEDIRSRYLHLFNTSGMNLNPVEDDCLFKRWIM, translated from the exons atggtcgagaagggttgtttggcttatctagcttatgctcgggacaccaccgtagagtctccgatgattgattTAGTGCTAGTGGTCcgggagttcgccgatgtgttcccttttgaccttccaggcatgccaccggatcgtgatattgatttctgtataaATTTGGCTCTAGGCTctcagcctatatctattccaccataccgtatggctccgaaggagttgaaagagttgaaggagcagcttgaggaatTATTAGCAAAAGGTTTT ATCAAGgctcggcagtttgatgatctgCATTTAGCAATCCTCAGAGAGACGGTACTACAGGGTAGTGCCAAAGAG gtaaagttgatccagaagcgacttcgcacagcacagtccagacagaagagttacgcggatcagaaggcgcgggatgtatcatttatggtcggcgagaaggttctcttgaaaatCTTGcaaatgaagggtattatgaggttcgggaagaagggcaagttgagaccCGGGTTTATAGGCTCATTCGAgatgttgaggcgagttggggaggttgattatgagcttgctttgtctCTCAGCTtatcaggagttcatccggttctTCACATGTCTATGCTTTGGAGGAACCACGCCGACTTCtcacatgtgttagacttcagcactattcagctagatgagagcttgggttatgaggaagagccaattgctattgttgatagacaggatcgccagttgagatccaagagaaTTTccgcggtaaaggttcagtggaggggcaaACCAGCcaaggaggtgacctgggagccTGAGGAGGACATCCGTAGTAGGTACCTACACTTATTCAACACTTCAGGCATGAATCTAAACCCGGTTGAGGACGATTGTTTGTTTAAAAGGTggataatgtaa